The following are from one region of the Bactrocera oleae isolate idBacOlea1 chromosome 6, idBacOlea1, whole genome shotgun sequence genome:
- the LOC106619652 gene encoding uncharacterized protein isoform X1 has translation MDGIQVQEMHETSAININQTPDKSFERHFHSSEDALVGSAKSKKGYTEPENSDQRLEKAGKKRVSAEKTHVYGYMKKKVLSHLEENGCASKNVDDVIAASKFNKSSVLEYMNQRMQMAQENVHEECDSLSFSNIESWLKVFKNWNLPGLCLYEPALVINAISNNEDFPAPEELDGVDLRSVYKFLGCALMGLPQPKLDAKSAEFLANEFEILVGEANTEVGDSETGRINQKLETYVELPFSTQNEKSSIDPLCLGDNLNFHRK, from the exons atggaTGGAATACAAGTACAAGAAATGCATGAAACTAGTGCAATTAATAT AAATCAAACACCCGACAAAAGTTTTGAGCGGCATTTTCATAGTTCCGAAGACGCACTGGTGGGAAGCGCAAAAAGTAAGAAAGG ATATACCGAGCCAGAAAATTCTGACCAGAGGTTAGAGAAAGCCGGGAAGAAGAGAGTGTCCGCTGAGAAGACTCATGTTTATGGCTATATGAAAAAGAAAGTTTTAAGCCATTTGGAGGAAAATGGTTGCGCTTCAAAGAATGTTGACGATGTGATAGCAgcatcaaaatttaataaatcttcTGTGCTAG AATATATGAATCAGCGCATGCAAATGGCGCAAGAAAATGTCCACGAAGAATGTGATTCTTTGAGCTTTTCCAACATTGAATCGTGgcttaaagtatttaaaaattggaATTTGCCAGGATTGTGTCTATATGAGCCTGCTTTAGTAATCAATGCTATTTCAAATAATGAAGACTTTCCTGCACCCGAAGAGTTAGACGGGGTGGACCTAAG ATCTGTTTACAAATTTCTAGGATGTGCATTAATGGGATTGCCTCAGCCAAAGTTGGATGCGAAGAGTGCAGAATTTTTAGCGAACGAATTCGAA ATTTTAGTCGGTGAAGCCAATACGGAAGTCGGTGATAGCGAAACAGGTCGCATAAACCAGAAACTAGAGACTTATGTGGAACTTCCATTCTCCACACAAAACGAAAAAAGTAGCATAGATCCTTTATGCCTCGGcgataatttgaattttcaccGAAAATAA
- the LOC106619652 gene encoding uncharacterized protein isoform X2 produces the protein MDGIQVQEMHETSAININQTPDKSFERHFHSSEDALVGSAKSKKGYTEPENSDQRLEKAGKKRVSAEKTHVYGYMKKKVLSHLEENGCASKNVDDVIAASKFNKSSVLEYMNQRMQMAQENVHEECDSLSFSNIESWLKVFKNWNLPGLCLYEPALVINAISNNEDFPAPEELDGVDLRSVYKFLGCALMGLPQPKLDAKSAEFLANEFEVI, from the exons atggaTGGAATACAAGTACAAGAAATGCATGAAACTAGTGCAATTAATAT AAATCAAACACCCGACAAAAGTTTTGAGCGGCATTTTCATAGTTCCGAAGACGCACTGGTGGGAAGCGCAAAAAGTAAGAAAGG ATATACCGAGCCAGAAAATTCTGACCAGAGGTTAGAGAAAGCCGGGAAGAAGAGAGTGTCCGCTGAGAAGACTCATGTTTATGGCTATATGAAAAAGAAAGTTTTAAGCCATTTGGAGGAAAATGGTTGCGCTTCAAAGAATGTTGACGATGTGATAGCAgcatcaaaatttaataaatcttcTGTGCTAG AATATATGAATCAGCGCATGCAAATGGCGCAAGAAAATGTCCACGAAGAATGTGATTCTTTGAGCTTTTCCAACATTGAATCGTGgcttaaagtatttaaaaattggaATTTGCCAGGATTGTGTCTATATGAGCCTGCTTTAGTAATCAATGCTATTTCAAATAATGAAGACTTTCCTGCACCCGAAGAGTTAGACGGGGTGGACCTAAG ATCTGTTTACAAATTTCTAGGATGTGCATTAATGGGATTGCCTCAGCCAAAGTTGGATGCGAAGAGTGCAGAATTTTTAGCGAACGAATTCGAAGTAATATAA